A section of the Spirochaetota bacterium genome encodes:
- the hisD gene encoding histidinol dehydrogenase has protein sequence MIAIKRLKDLNDHDLWKLFNRLGEVFSSVMDVVIPIIEDVRDKGEEAVIHYTEKYDGIRLTNLYATEDELTKGYDNIPRKEIDAFMQARDNIFEFHLHQKRENLIYSREDGSKLGVIYQPIEKTAIYVPGGKATYPTSILMAAIPALIAGCKDITLITPPGKDGEISNIILAISRIIGIKRILKAGGAQGIAAAAFGLDSLPKANIIVGPGNLYVTAAKAYLFSMGIIQIDSIAGPSDVLIIADEGANPKWIAFDLLSQAEHDEKAVPILVTTSHDIADRVKEEITMDINSGKGRHEIKKKSISNNGLILLTDDLDEAILFSNNFGPEHMELMVSNPMQYLPKIQNVGSLFLGQYSPVAAGDYYSGTNHILPTGGTSRFSSGLSVETFMRRTTVQFLTKAALKKGLEPIGIMSKVEGFDDKHGGSIEIRFNDDQE, from the coding sequence TTGATAGCGATTAAAAGACTGAAAGATCTTAATGATCATGACCTCTGGAAGCTTTTTAACCGCTTGGGAGAGGTTTTCAGTTCTGTAATGGATGTTGTTATTCCCATCATTGAGGATGTAAGAGACAAAGGGGAAGAAGCGGTTATTCACTATACCGAGAAATATGATGGGATAAGGCTTACAAATCTTTATGCAACTGAGGACGAATTAACAAAAGGATATGATAATATCCCTCGTAAAGAGATAGATGCCTTTATGCAGGCCAGGGACAATATCTTTGAATTCCATCTTCATCAGAAAAGGGAAAACTTAATATATTCAAGAGAAGATGGCTCCAAACTGGGTGTAATATATCAACCAATCGAGAAAACAGCCATATATGTGCCCGGGGGTAAGGCAACATATCCCACTAGTATACTAATGGCTGCAATCCCAGCTTTAATCGCAGGATGTAAGGATATTACACTTATCACCCCCCCCGGAAAGGATGGGGAAATTTCTAATATCATTCTTGCAATTAGCAGGATTATTGGGATAAAGAGGATATTAAAGGCTGGAGGAGCCCAGGGTATTGCTGCCGCTGCCTTCGGCCTTGACTCGCTACCTAAAGCCAATATCATTGTTGGCCCCGGCAATCTTTATGTTACAGCAGCAAAAGCCTACCTTTTCAGCATGGGAATAATTCAGATAGACTCCATTGCTGGGCCTAGCGATGTGCTCATTATTGCGGATGAAGGCGCTAATCCAAAATGGATTGCCTTTGATCTCCTATCACAGGCTGAACATGATGAAAAGGCCGTCCCTATTCTTGTGACCACATCCCATGATATAGCTGATCGAGTAAAGGAAGAGATTACCATGGATATTAATAGCGGAAAGGGAAGGCATGAGATAAAAAAGAAATCGATCTCAAACAATGGGTTGATACTGCTGACTGATGATCTTGATGAAGCTATTCTATTCTCAAATAACTTTGGGCCCGAGCATATGGAATTAATGGTATCAAATCCTATGCAATATTTACCCAAAATACAGAATGTTGGATCTCTATTTCTTGGCCAGTATTCTCCTGTTGCCGCAGGAGACTACTATTCAGGGACAAATCACATACTACCAACGGGTGGGACCTCAAGATTCTCATCAGGATTATCAGTGGAGACATTCATGAGAAGAACAACCGTACAGTTTTTAACAAAAGCTGCTCTCAAAAAGGGGTTAGAGCCCATAGGGATCATGTCGAAGGTTGAAGGCTTTGATGACAAGCATGGCGGTTCAATTGAAATCAGATTTAATGATGATCAGGAATAA
- a CDS encoding MBL fold metallo-hydrolase yields the protein MKLKWINHACVEVMTNNGKVIYFDPFQLSGDLDKADIVLISHDHPDHLSIDDIKKVADSNTTIVIPKTCNLEGDFKVIKMEIGSSEDINGIKIEAVPSYTDKLPTHPKENEWNGYIINADGNRIYHAGDTGEMVEMCDLKDIDVACIPVGGQYTMGFEEATDCVKKMIPKIVVPIHNWDKPLEPFKEMVEKELPNVKVEILSNKTLEL from the coding sequence ATGAAACTAAAATGGATTAATCATGCATGCGTTGAAGTTATGACCAATAATGGCAAAGTTATCTATTTTGACCCATTCCAGTTAAGCGGTGACTTAGATAAGGCGGATATAGTCCTTATAAGTCATGACCATCCAGATCATTTATCAATAGATGACATAAAAAAGGTAGCTGACAGCAATACTACAATTGTGATTCCAAAAACTTGTAATTTAGAAGGTGATTTCAAGGTTATTAAAATGGAGATTGGATCCAGCGAGGATATCAATGGAATAAAAATTGAAGCAGTACCCTCATATACAGACAAGCTGCCAACCCACCCTAAGGAAAATGAGTGGAATGGTTATATTATCAATGCAGATGGCAATCGAATATATCATGCTGGAGACACTGGCGAGATGGTTGAGATGTGTGACCTGAAAGATATTGATGTGGCCTGTATACCTGTTGGCGGCCAATATACAATGGGTTTTGAAGAAGCAACTGATTGTGTAAAAAAAATGATCCCCAAAATTGTAGTCCCTATTCATAATTGGGACAAGCCTCTGGAGCCATTTAAAGAGATGGTAGAAAAAGAATTACCAAATGTTAAGGTAGAGATACTGAGCAACAAAACGCTGGAATTATAG
- a CDS encoding DRTGG domain-containing protein: protein MKLSEVKELLNANVIFGEDLLDTIDVNGAFASDLLSDVLAYAKENTLFITGLTNPQVIRTVEVLELMGIVFVRGKIPQPETIELAKKRNIPLLGTKYIMFETCGRLYAAGLSASTEMVDW from the coding sequence ATGAAATTGTCTGAGGTAAAAGAGCTGTTAAATGCTAATGTTATCTTTGGTGAGGATTTGCTTGATACAATTGATGTAAATGGAGCTTTTGCATCAGACCTGTTAAGCGATGTTCTTGCCTATGCTAAGGAGAATACACTATTTATTACCGGATTAACAAATCCGCAAGTAATCAGAACTGTAGAGGTTTTGGAGCTTATGGGAATAGTCTTTGTTAGAGGTAAAATTCCTCAGCCAGAAACAATTGAATTGGCTAAAAAGAGGAATATCCCTTTACTCGGTACAAAGTATATTATGTTTGAGACCTGCGGTAGACTTTATGCAGCCGGTCTTTCAGCATCAACAGAGATGGTAGATTGGTAA